In one Persephonella sp. genomic region, the following are encoded:
- a CDS encoding DUF3108 domain-containing protein, with product MIFLSFSYGETRKDCYTVKYFFITVGNICIHYDFKKTLKVEAKAETTGIFKILKNIRYSGYSISDKNLSPKEFYLKREEKGLIEIHRYKFSKEWINYRKTVIKGADEKIESQKIKNKNYIDPFTASLYYYRQIRSGKPIKKSVFFNGKGYFIPYFKRKIKKLKINNRSYECFYAEINPVKIKVGGIVQPAGVWKLWIEKNKNRLIKGVFKIKAGEVIIEIK from the coding sequence TTGATCTTTCTTAGCTTTTCTTACGGAGAAACGAGGAAGGATTGCTATACCGTTAAATATTTTTTTATCACCGTTGGAAATATCTGTATTCATTATGATTTTAAAAAAACACTAAAAGTAGAAGCAAAAGCAGAGACAACAGGTATTTTTAAGATTTTAAAAAATATCAGATACTCCGGATATTCAATTTCAGATAAAAATCTATCTCCAAAGGAGTTTTATCTTAAAAGAGAGGAAAAAGGATTGATAGAGATACACAGGTACAAATTTTCAAAAGAATGGATCAATTACCGTAAAACGGTAATTAAAGGAGCAGATGAAAAGATAGAAAGTCAAAAAATAAAAAATAAAAACTACATAGATCCGTTTACAGCAAGCCTTTATTACTACAGACAGATAAGATCAGGAAAACCTATTAAAAAATCAGTATTTTTCAATGGAAAGGGTTATTTTATTCCTTATTTCAAAAGAAAGATAAAGAAACTAAAAATAAATAACAGATCATATGAATGCTTTTACGCTGAAATTAACCCGGTTAAGATAAAAGTAGGAGGAATAGTTCAGCCTGCTGGGGTATGGAAATTATGGATTGAAAAAAATAAAAACAGACTAATAAAAGGCGTGTTTAAGATAAAAGCAGGTGAAGTCATCATAGAAATCAAATAA
- a CDS encoding amidohydrolase, with the protein MSLKKADLIITDINYILTMDINLTEFNNADIVIKDGKIIDIGQNKKSEYFGETITGKNKIAVPGFINTHTHAAMTLLRGYGSDNPLKVWLEEYIWPAEGKFVSYEFVKDGTEMAVYEMLRTGTTTFVDMYFYENAVADVIKRVGIRGVLSTGILDFPTPGAKTPQEGIEKTVDFINQYKNDPFVIPAIGPHAPYTCSPQTLKKAYEVAEKYDILYHIHVAETEFEVKTVKEKYGKTPVEHLKSVGVLSERTLAAHMVYPTDREIDILSEKGVKIAHCPESNLKLASGIAPVPEMIEKGVVVGIGTDGTASNDDLDIIGEISTAAKLHKGATKNPTVLNAKQALLMATRWGAEALRMEDRIGSIEKGKYADIVLIDISQPHLNPLYDPYTQIVYSAKGCDVDTVLVAGQIKVLNKKVIAVDREEVLSKAFYWREKIKELKKS; encoded by the coding sequence ATGTCTCTGAAAAAAGCTGATCTTATTATCACTGACATAAACTATATACTTACAATGGACATAAACTTAACTGAGTTTAATAATGCTGATATTGTGATAAAAGATGGAAAGATTATTGATATCGGTCAGAATAAAAAAAGTGAATACTTTGGAGAAACTATCACAGGGAAAAATAAGATCGCAGTTCCCGGTTTTATAAACACCCATACACACGCTGCAATGACCCTTTTGAGAGGATATGGAAGTGATAACCCTTTAAAAGTCTGGCTTGAAGAATATATATGGCCGGCTGAAGGTAAGTTTGTTAGCTACGAGTTTGTAAAGGACGGAACCGAGATGGCTGTATATGAGATGCTCAGAACAGGAACCACAACATTTGTTGATATGTACTTTTATGAAAATGCTGTTGCTGATGTGATAAAGCGGGTAGGCATAAGAGGTGTATTATCAACAGGAATTCTTGATTTTCCAACCCCAGGAGCCAAAACTCCACAGGAAGGGATTGAAAAAACTGTTGATTTTATAAACCAGTATAAGAATGACCCTTTTGTTATCCCTGCTATTGGTCCACACGCACCTTACACCTGTTCACCCCAAACATTAAAAAAAGCCTACGAAGTTGCTGAAAAATATGACATTTTGTATCACATACATGTCGCAGAAACTGAATTTGAGGTTAAAACTGTAAAAGAAAAGTATGGGAAAACTCCTGTAGAACATCTAAAATCTGTAGGTGTTTTATCAGAAAGAACCCTCGCTGCACACATGGTTTACCCAACTGACAGAGAGATTGATATTCTCTCAGAAAAAGGTGTGAAAATAGCACACTGTCCTGAAAGTAATCTGAAGCTTGCATCAGGTATTGCCCCCGTCCCTGAGATGATTGAAAAAGGTGTGGTTGTTGGAATAGGAACAGATGGGACAGCTTCAAATGATGATCTTGATATAATAGGGGAGATATCAACAGCAGCAAAACTGCACAAGGGTGCAACAAAAAACCCTACAGTTCTAAATGCTAAACAGGCTTTATTAATGGCGACCAGATGGGGGGCTGAAGCTTTAAGAATGGAAGATAGGATAGGCTCTATAGAAAAAGGAAAATATGCTGACATTGTTCTTATTGATATTTCCCAGCCCCATCTAAATCCGTTATATGATCCGTACACTCAGATTGTTTATTCTGCAAAAGGCTGTGACGTAGATACTGTCTTAGTTGCAGGTCAAATAAAGGTGTTAAATAAAAAAGTGATAGCTGTTGATAGGGAAGAAGTTTTATCAAAAGCTTTTTACTGGAGAGAGAAAATTAAGGAGTTGAAAAAATCATAA
- a CDS encoding ATP/GTP-binding protein, which produces MPDKKQKQIKIVIAGPYAAGKTQFINTISEIETVQTEAKTSQAQEKQVKDHTTVAMDFGRITIDDQHVLYLFGTPGQERFDFMWDILGKGMVGLVVLVDSTDPSTFHEARKIINYFESRYPAPFVVGCNKQDLKGAWDPKDIRTALDLDEDIKVLPLIALDKESVKNVLLVLLEEIAKYL; this is translated from the coding sequence ATGCCAGACAAAAAACAAAAACAGATAAAAATTGTTATTGCAGGACCATACGCAGCAGGAAAAACCCAGTTTATAAATACTATCAGTGAGATTGAAACTGTCCAGACAGAGGCAAAAACCTCTCAGGCACAGGAAAAGCAAGTAAAGGATCACACAACAGTGGCAATGGATTTTGGAAGGATCACTATTGACGATCAGCATGTTCTTTACCTTTTTGGCACTCCCGGTCAGGAAAGATTTGATTTTATGTGGGATATTCTTGGCAAGGGTATGGTTGGTCTTGTTGTTCTTGTAGATTCCACAGATCCATCAACATTTCATGAGGCAAGAAAGATAATAAACTATTTTGAATCAAGATATCCGGCACCTTTTGTAGTTGGCTGTAACAAGCAAGATCTGAAAGGTGCATGGGATCCTAAAGATATAAGAACCGCACTTGATCTGGACGAAGATATAAAAGTGCTTCCATTAATAGCTCTGGATAAGGAAAGCGTAAAAAATGTTCTGTTAGTTCTACTGGAAGAAATAGCAAAGTATTTATGA